One stretch of Orcinus orca chromosome 15, mOrcOrc1.1, whole genome shotgun sequence DNA includes these proteins:
- the LOC125961281 gene encoding uncharacterized protein LOC125961281 has protein sequence TTTTTVATTTPQPTTTTTAGTTTEGTTTTDTTDSPPSTETTTTTVATTTPQPTTTTTASTTTEATTTTDTTASTTSTETTTTTVATTTTQPTTTTTAGTTTEGTTTTDKTASTTSTETTTTTVATTTTQPTTTTTAGTTTEGTTTTDTTDSPPSTETTTTTVATTTPQPTTTTTAGTTTEATTTTDTTASTTSTETTTTIVATTTTQPTTTTTAGTTTEGTTTTDTTASTTSTESMTTTVATTSAEPTSTTTISTMGESNVSNCQHKATVTKITTSKTRLLNDQFN, from the coding sequence ACTACAACTACCACAGTGGCCACCACCACACCTCAACCAACTACCACGACAACGGCCGGCACTACCACTGAGGGTACAACCACAACAGACACAACTGATTCTCCCCCTTCTACTGAGACTACAACTACCACAGTGGCCACCACCACACCTCAACCAACTACCACAACAACGGCCAGCACTACCACTGAAGCTACAACCACAACAGACACAACTGCTTCCACCACTTCTACTGAGACCACGACTACCACAGTGGCCACCACCACAACTCAACCAACTACCACAACAACGGCCGGCACTACCACTGAGGGTACAACCACAACAGACAAAACTGCTTCCACCACTTCTACTGAGACCACGACTACCACAGTGGCCACCACCACAACTCAACCAACTACCACAACAACGGCCGGCACTACCACTGAGGGTACAACCACAACAGACACAACTGATTCTCCCCCTTCTACTGAGACTACAACTACCACAGTGGCCACCACCACACCTCAACCAACTACCACAACAACGGCCGGCACTACCACTGAAGCTACAACCACAACAGACACAACTGCTTCCACCACTTCTACTGAGACCACGACTACCATAGTGGCCACCACCACAACTCAACCAACTACCACAACAACGGCCGGCACTACCACTGAGGGTACAACCACAACAGACACAACTGCTTCCACCACTTCTACTGAGAGTATGACTACCACAGTTGCCACCACTTCAGCTGAACCAACTAGCACAACTACTATTAGTACCATGGGTGAATCCAATGTCAGTAACTGCCAGCATAAAGCTACAGTGACCAAAATAACCACTTCTAAAACAAGATTACTTAATGACCAATTCAACTAA
- the LOC125961194 gene encoding dynactin-associated protein-like: MDRKCGKYVVMEQSGNQQMSIGGTTVPFPNLGNDEAQSSACKFATSIDVTGDAGPNLNDICINRGTLGLPNFPNRESQHFQVTRNLFSGWSLWKIFLACLLASVITVAIGVLIVSLVYNGKNNNAPIFIQLTQNQGTISLTETSSSASSETTVATSTTDSTTTSSTMTTITEHTSTEPTSIPTTDSTETTIATDATSTEKTITDTTEGTTKTATTASTTSTETMTTTVATTTPQPTTTTTAGTTTKAETTTDN, encoded by the exons ATGGACAGAAAATGTGGGAAATACGTAGTGATGGAACAGTCTGGAAACCAGCAGATGAGTATTGGTGGCACCACCGTG CCATTCCCGAACCTTGGAAATGATGAAGCTCAGAGTTCAGCCTGTAAGTTTGCAACATCAATTGATGTAACTGGCGATGCTGGTCCCAATTTAAATGACATCTGCATCAACAGAGGGACCCTTGGACTTCCAAATTTTCCAAACAGAGAATCCCAACATTTTCAG GTGACACGAAATTTGTTTAGTGGCTGGTCTCTGTGGAAAATATTCCTGGCTTGTCTCTTAGCTTCTGTGATAACAGTGGCAATTGGAGTACTCATAGTGTCTCTGGTgtataatgggaaaaataataatgccCCCATTTTTATACAACTTACTCAAAACCAGGGGACAATCTCATTGACTGAAACAAGCTCATCTGCTAGTTCCGAAACTACAGTTGCCACTAGCACAACAGATTCTACCACAACATCCAGTACCATGACTACCATCACTGAGCACACTTCAACGGAACCTACAAGTATACCAACCACTGATTCCACAGAAACCACAATTGCAACAGACGCCACTTCAACTGAAAAAACGATCACAGATACAACTGAGGGTACGACCAAAACAGCCACCACTGCCTCCACCACTTCTACTGAGACTATGACTACCACAGTTGCCACCACCACACCTCAACCAACTACCACGACAACGGCCGGCACTACCACTAAGGCTGAAACCACAACAGACAACTGA